The Fodinibius salinus genome includes a window with the following:
- a CDS encoding sodium:solute symporter family transporter, with translation MHWIDWLVLIAFLGYTIWDGTRHGKESDNIEGFFLANRSMPWWAMGLSVMATQASAITFIGTTGQAYVEDMRFVQIYLAVPFAMIILCTTLVPFFNKLQNFSAYEVLEERFGLSTRLFTSLLFLFSRGLGLGIIIAAPSYVLALLLNIPLSTTILIIGITATLYTMVGGIHGVIRTDVKQMAIMLFALAFCFFWIHYQLPENVEFSDSLYLAGTLGKLDALDLSFDISEKYNVWTGVIASLFLMLSYFGTDQSQVQRYLTAKSLDDARKSLLLTAYAKIPMQFFILLLGVMLYVFYIFGAPPMSFRSVEPTAQQQQIEMKGEQLQKQYDRAYQQRKESARELLQNRTDKNARQFQQADQQLNEVRQAELQRQEKITQSSLNDTNYILPYFILNEVPIGIIGLIVAGIFAAALSSIDSELNALATISIVDWYKRLDSKDRDEAWYLKSSRFATVLWGTLATLAALALGETRSIIELVNKIGSYFYGSILGVFVLLLWVKRANGVGALTGLISGMGTVFLFDRIYTNPGNGDWETIMPWQHVPEGFTKSIEYLWLNPVGTTVVVVVGIIFSMFWNRFKRE, from the coding sequence ATGCACTGGATTGACTGGCTTGTACTTATCGCCTTTCTGGGATACACTATCTGGGACGGTACGCGCCATGGCAAAGAAAGTGACAATATTGAAGGTTTTTTCTTAGCCAACCGCTCCATGCCATGGTGGGCTATGGGACTTTCGGTCATGGCAACCCAGGCTTCGGCTATCACCTTTATCGGAACAACCGGACAAGCCTATGTTGAAGACATGCGCTTTGTCCAAATTTACCTGGCCGTGCCCTTCGCCATGATTATCCTGTGCACTACACTTGTCCCCTTTTTCAATAAACTGCAAAACTTTAGTGCCTACGAAGTCCTCGAAGAACGATTTGGTCTCTCAACCAGACTTTTTACCAGTCTGCTATTTTTATTTTCCAGAGGATTGGGACTCGGCATCATCATCGCCGCGCCATCATACGTCCTTGCGCTGCTGCTAAATATTCCGCTTTCTACAACTATTCTTATTATTGGAATCACAGCCACGCTCTACACTATGGTCGGCGGCATCCATGGCGTCATTCGTACCGACGTCAAGCAAATGGCCATTATGCTCTTTGCACTTGCTTTTTGCTTTTTCTGGATACATTATCAGCTTCCCGAAAACGTGGAGTTTTCTGACTCTTTGTACCTGGCCGGTACGCTTGGCAAGCTGGATGCCCTGGATCTCAGCTTTGACATCAGTGAAAAGTACAATGTGTGGACTGGTGTTATCGCCTCTCTCTTTTTAATGCTCTCCTATTTTGGCACTGATCAAAGCCAGGTACAGCGATATTTGACAGCTAAATCACTCGATGATGCACGAAAGTCTTTGCTTTTGACCGCCTATGCCAAAATCCCCATGCAATTTTTTATCCTGCTATTAGGCGTTATGCTGTATGTGTTTTATATCTTTGGCGCGCCCCCCATGAGCTTCCGCAGTGTAGAACCAACTGCCCAGCAGCAACAAATAGAAATGAAAGGAGAACAACTGCAAAAGCAGTATGATAGAGCCTACCAGCAACGAAAAGAATCGGCCCGTGAGCTGCTCCAAAATCGAACGGACAAAAATGCCCGCCAATTTCAGCAGGCCGACCAGCAACTAAATGAGGTGCGTCAGGCCGAACTGCAGCGACAAGAAAAGATTACACAATCCAGTCTTAATGACACTAACTATATTCTCCCCTATTTTATCCTCAATGAAGTTCCTATTGGCATCATCGGACTTATTGTTGCTGGTATTTTTGCCGCTGCCTTATCAAGTATCGACAGTGAACTCAACGCTTTAGCTACTATTTCTATTGTAGATTGGTATAAGAGGTTAGATTCTAAAGACAGAGATGAGGCATGGTATCTTAAGTCATCACGATTTGCAACCGTATTATGGGGCACTCTGGCAACGTTGGCAGCACTGGCACTCGGCGAAACGCGATCTATCATTGAACTGGTAAACAAAATCGGCAGTTACTTTTACGGCTCTATACTTGGCGTTTTTGTCTTACTGCTTTGGGTAAAACGAGCCAACGGTGTTGGAGCTCTAACGGGACTCATTTCTGGGATGGGTACTGTGTTTTTGTTCGATCGTATTTACACCAATCCCGGAAATGGTGATTGGGAAACAATAATGCCGTGGCAACATGTACCTGAAGGATTTACCAAAAGCATTGAGTATCTCTGGTTGAATCCAGTAGGGACCACCGTCGTTGTGGTCGTAGGTATTATCTTTAGCATGTTCTGGAATCGTTTTAAAAGAGAGTAG